A window from Actimicrobium sp. CCC2.4 encodes these proteins:
- a CDS encoding DHA2 family efflux MFS transporter permease subunit, translating to MTATIEVLRERYGDRHKWLVLLTVMIGTMASILSSTIVNVAIPDLSQHFQLGQERAQWVSSGFMLAMTMSMLTTPWLLLRFGLRRTYTVAILALLTGGVLGGFSINYSMLLSMRVLEGLASGILQPIPAIVILRAFDLKEQGKALGIFGFGVVLAPAVGPSVGGVLVEQFGWQSIFFVVVPFCLVVLVLIRRYLSTNSPLMGEARRFDWRGLLLAGTCTVTVLNGLVHLHDDRSLAVVLLTVALLSFIGFIAWQSHTDAPLMNLQLFGYRQFAMGGLVAFIYGMGLFGSTYLLPVYLQMALAYSPSRAGLVLLPAGIVLAITIPLAGKMADKYPPNVLVSIGLVLLALSFGLMALGQPGGSYLLLMAWAVIGRVGLGFVLPALSLGAMRGVDHGLIAQGASTLNFLRQLGGAIGVSLVGIVLEWRLAVHRSGSGIAANVEANRIQAFDETFLFVAALCAIAVAAAWRMRPATGTSL from the coding sequence ATGACCGCGACCATCGAAGTTCTGCGCGAACGGTACGGCGATCGCCATAAATGGCTGGTACTGCTGACGGTCATGATCGGGACGATGGCATCGATCCTGTCGTCGACGATTGTCAACGTGGCCATTCCGGACCTGAGTCAGCATTTTCAACTTGGTCAGGAGCGTGCGCAGTGGGTGTCGTCGGGTTTCATGCTGGCCATGACGATGTCGATGCTGACGACGCCGTGGCTCCTGCTGCGCTTCGGTTTGCGACGCACTTATACGGTGGCCATTCTGGCGCTGCTGACAGGCGGTGTGCTCGGTGGATTCAGTATTAATTATTCGATGCTGCTGTCGATGCGCGTACTCGAAGGACTGGCTTCCGGCATCCTGCAACCGATTCCCGCGATTGTCATCCTGCGCGCTTTCGACCTGAAAGAGCAGGGCAAGGCGCTGGGTATTTTTGGCTTCGGGGTAGTGCTGGCGCCGGCCGTCGGGCCGAGCGTGGGCGGGGTCCTGGTCGAACAATTCGGCTGGCAATCGATCTTTTTTGTGGTCGTGCCGTTTTGCCTGGTGGTATTGGTCCTGATCCGGCGCTATCTGTCGACCAATTCGCCGCTGATGGGTGAGGCCCGCCGGTTCGACTGGCGCGGCCTGCTGCTGGCCGGAACCTGCACCGTCACGGTTCTTAATGGGCTGGTCCACCTGCATGACGACAGGTCGCTGGCAGTGGTTCTGCTGACGGTTGCACTGCTGTCTTTTATCGGTTTCATTGCCTGGCAGTCCCACACGGATGCGCCACTGATGAACCTCCAGCTGTTCGGTTACCGGCAATTTGCGATGGGCGGATTGGTCGCGTTTATTTATGGCATGGGCTTGTTTGGCTCGACGTATCTGTTACCGGTCTACTTGCAAATGGCGCTGGCGTATTCGCCTTCGCGTGCCGGGCTGGTTCTGCTGCCCGCCGGCATCGTTCTGGCCATCACGATTCCGCTGGCGGGAAAAATGGCGGACAAGTACCCGCCGAATGTGCTGGTATCTATCGGCTTGGTCTTACTCGCATTGTCCTTTGGATTGATGGCGCTGGGGCAACCAGGCGGCAGTTATTTGCTGTTGATGGCCTGGGCTGTTATTGGCCGCGTGGGGCTGGGTTTCGTGTTGCCGGCATTGAGCCTGGGTGCGATGCGCGGGGTCGATCACGGCTTGATCGCACAGGGTGCCAGTACGTTGAACTTCTTGCGTCAGCTCGGCGGTGCAATCGGCGTGAGTCTGGTGGGTATTGTGCTGGAGTGGCGGCTGGCGGTTCACCGGAGCGGCTCAGGTATCGCGGCCAATGTCGAGGCAAACCGTATTCAGGCCTTCGATGAAACGTTTCTATTTGTCGCCGCTCTGTGCGCCATTGCAGTCGCGGCTGCCTGGCGCATGCGTCCGGCTACCGGAACGTCGTTGTAA
- a CDS encoding DUF2905 domain-containing protein, with protein sequence MTATAFRPLYQRQPMIRWVAVIFVGLIVFPLLLPWLNRLGIGRVPGDVRFTLGSLRLCLPFGSTLLVSALAFLCAELFTYLP encoded by the coding sequence ATGACCGCCACGGCCTTCCGGCCGCTTTACCAAAGGCAACCGATGATACGTTGGGTCGCAGTCATTTTCGTGGGTCTGATTGTCTTCCCCTTGCTGTTGCCCTGGCTGAACCGGCTCGGCATCGGACGAGTACCTGGCGATGTGCGCTTCACCTTGGGTAGCCTTCGGTTGTGCCTACCGTTCGGGTCGACGTTGCTGGTGTCGGCATTGGCATTTTTGTGTGCCGAGTTGTTCACTTACCTACCCTGA
- a CDS encoding DUF2905 domain-containing protein produces the protein MIRWFLAIFVGLIVLSAALPWLEKIGLGRLPGDIRFRLFGKDIFLPFASTVLLSMVLFAVMRLIR, from the coding sequence ATGATCCGCTGGTTTCTCGCCATTTTCGTCGGATTGATTGTGTTGTCGGCCGCTCTGCCGTGGCTCGAGAAAATCGGCCTGGGCCGCTTGCCCGGCGACATCCGTTTCCGGCTGTTCGGCAAGGATATTTTTCTACCTTTTGCCTCGACCGTGTTGCTGTCGATGGTGCTGTTCGCCGTGATGCGCCTGATCCGCTAA
- a CDS encoding class I SAM-dependent methyltransferase encodes MQLQLPEPSADALRASRALHTLIANDIRRNSGWISFSRYMELALYEPELGYYSGGAAKLGKDGDFTTAPEITSLFGATLAHAVADLLPKIAPHLLEFGAGTGKLAFDLLTELALMGIPVHRYAIVELSGELRARQQQLLKGFPQVVWLDHFPSVFTGVVIGNEVLDAMPAHLVVKTEHGWRERGIGLSARHFVYREHPCDAALIAQIPEADALPVGYATEVHPVAAGFMRSLAEMLCAGFDDSGQGSAAILIDYGFPAHEYYLDQREHGTLMCHYRHHAHDDPFFLPGLQDITAHVDFTAMARAALDGGLDLLGYLSQASFLLEAGLGDLLLRTSPDDGARYLPQANAVQKLTSPAEMGELFKVLIVGTQLRLPERFERNDRSHRL; translated from the coding sequence ATGCAATTGCAACTGCCCGAACCCTCTGCTGACGCGCTGCGTGCTTCGCGCGCGCTGCATACTCTGATCGCCAACGACATCCGCCGCAATTCCGGCTGGATATCTTTTTCGCGCTATATGGAGCTGGCGCTGTACGAGCCGGAGCTCGGTTATTACAGCGGCGGTGCCGCCAAGCTCGGGAAAGACGGCGATTTTACAACCGCCCCCGAAATCACGTCGCTATTCGGTGCGACGCTGGCGCACGCCGTGGCCGACTTGCTGCCGAAAATCGCTCCTCATTTGCTGGAGTTCGGTGCCGGCACCGGCAAGCTGGCGTTCGATTTGCTGACCGAACTGGCCTTGATGGGAATCCCCGTGCACCGGTATGCGATTGTCGAACTGTCGGGCGAATTACGGGCGCGCCAACAGCAATTGCTCAAGGGCTTTCCGCAGGTGGTCTGGCTGGATCATTTTCCGTCGGTATTTACCGGGGTGGTGATCGGCAATGAAGTGCTCGACGCGATGCCGGCGCATCTGGTGGTGAAGACCGAGCACGGCTGGCGCGAGCGCGGCATAGGCCTGTCGGCCCGACATTTTGTCTATCGCGAGCATCCGTGTGATGCCGCGTTGATTGCGCAGATTCCGGAGGCGGACGCGCTGCCGGTCGGCTATGCGACGGAAGTCCATCCGGTAGCGGCCGGTTTCATGCGTTCGCTGGCCGAGATGCTGTGTGCCGGCTTCGATGACTCCGGGCAGGGCAGTGCGGCGATCCTGATCGATTACGGCTTTCCTGCACATGAGTACTACCTTGACCAGCGCGAGCACGGCACGCTGATGTGCCATTACCGTCATCACGCCCATGACGATCCGTTTTTCCTGCCGGGTTTGCAAGACATCACGGCGCATGTCGATTTCACGGCGATGGCGCGGGCCGCGCTGGACGGCGGGCTCGATTTGCTGGGTTATCTGAGTCAGGCGTCATTTTTGCTGGAAGCCGGTCTGGGCGATTTGCTGTTGCGGACCTCGCCTGACGATGGCGCGCGTTACCTGCCGCAGGCCAATGCGGTCCAGAAGCTGACTTCGCCCGCTGAAATGGGCGAGCTGTTCAAGGTGCTGATTGTTGGCACGCAATTGCGGTTGCCGGAGCGCTTCGAGCGCAACGACCGCAGCCATCGACTGTGA
- a CDS encoding SDR family oxidoreductase: MTTDQQKVALVTGAAKRIGRTIALALAGRGWDVIVHYGRSAGEAATTVHEIEQLGRRAWALQCDLTDEQAVKKLLPDAIACCGPQSRLACVVNNASLFEQDGPADFSLVVLDEHMHANLAAPILLAQALHAATPDGEQSVVINLLDQKLFNMNPDFLSYTLSKAALQTATVMLAQALAPKLRVVGVAPGITLISGDQSQASFEKAHKITPLGRSSTPKDIADAVCYVAEAQAMTGTTLLVDGGQHLIPLQRDVMFVAH, from the coding sequence ATGACCACGGACCAACAGAAAGTTGCACTCGTCACAGGCGCGGCCAAACGCATCGGCCGCACCATCGCGCTGGCATTGGCCGGGCGTGGCTGGGACGTCATTGTGCACTACGGTCGCTCGGCTGGCGAGGCCGCCACGACAGTCCATGAGATTGAACAACTCGGCAGGCGCGCCTGGGCATTGCAATGCGACCTGACCGATGAACAGGCCGTCAAAAAATTATTGCCAGACGCCATTGCCTGCTGCGGCCCGCAAAGCCGGCTGGCCTGCGTCGTCAACAATGCCTCGCTGTTCGAGCAGGATGGCCCGGCTGATTTTTCGCTGGTAGTCCTCGATGAACACATGCATGCCAACCTCGCCGCCCCCATCCTGCTGGCGCAAGCGCTGCATGCAGCAACGCCGGACGGCGAACAATCGGTCGTCATCAATTTGCTGGACCAGAAACTGTTCAACATGAATCCGGATTTTCTGTCATACACGCTGTCGAAGGCCGCACTGCAAACCGCTACCGTAATGCTGGCGCAAGCGCTGGCACCAAAGCTGCGGGTGGTCGGCGTCGCCCCCGGCATCACGCTGATTTCCGGCGACCAGAGCCAGGCCAGTTTCGAAAAGGCGCACAAGATTACCCCGCTGGGTCGCTCCAGCACGCCGAAAGATATCGCCGACGCCGTCTGCTATGTCGCAGAGGCGCAAGCAATGACCGGCACCACTTTGCTGGTCGATGGCGGCCAGCACCTGATTCCACTGCAACGCGACGTGATGTTCGTTGCCCATTAA
- a CDS encoding dihydroneopterin aldolase, producing MSSFLSQPALVNCRRLFLRNYEVLINIGVHDFEKKAEQRVLINVDLFIPLELSTPKGDLLDEVVDYDFIRSTISRRTEAGHIHLQETLCDDVAAAMLQHPKVRAVRVSTEKPDVYPDCESVGVEVFRVKAA from the coding sequence ATGTCCTCATTCCTGTCCCAACCCGCCCTCGTCAATTGTCGTCGTCTGTTTCTGCGCAATTACGAAGTCCTGATCAACATCGGCGTCCATGATTTTGAAAAAAAAGCCGAACAGCGCGTGCTGATCAATGTTGACCTGTTCATCCCGCTTGAACTGTCGACCCCGAAAGGCGATCTGCTCGACGAAGTAGTCGACTATGACTTCATCCGCAGCACGATTTCCAGACGCACCGAAGCCGGCCACATCCATCTGCAGGAAACCCTGTGCGATGATGTTGCTGCCGCCATGCTGCAACACCCGAAGGTACGCGCGGTGCGTGTCTCGACCGAAAAGCCGGACGTCTATCCGGACTGCGAATCGGTCGGCGTCGAAGTCTTCCGGGTCAAGGCAGCCTGA
- the ttcA gene encoding tRNA 2-thiocytidine(32) synthetase TtcA — MSDTATEPADDLSVRQREKITYENNKLHKRLCRQVGQAIGDFNMIEEGDKIMVCLSGGKDSYALLDILMTLRERAPINFELIAVNLDQKQPNFPEHILPAYLTDLGVAFHIENQDTYSIVKRVIAEGKTTCSLCSRLRRGILYRVADELGATKIALGHHRDDILETFFLNMFFGGKLKSMPPKLQSDDGKHIVIRPLAYVKEADTERYAEVKNFPIIPCDLCGSQENLQRKQLKNMLRDWDKKNPGRTDNIFAALSTVAPSHLMDRKLFDFAGLAVTGAPVVDGDIAFDDEPCSVPATMPGTITLQAVQR; from the coding sequence ATGTCCGATACAGCAACCGAACCCGCCGACGACCTGTCGGTCCGGCAGCGCGAAAAAATCACCTACGAAAATAACAAGCTGCACAAGCGCCTGTGCCGCCAGGTCGGCCAGGCCATCGGTGACTTCAACATGATCGAGGAAGGCGACAAGATCATGGTCTGCCTGTCCGGCGGCAAGGACAGCTACGCCCTGCTCGACATCCTGATGACGCTGCGCGAACGCGCCCCGATCAATTTCGAACTGATCGCCGTCAACCTCGACCAGAAACAGCCGAACTTTCCGGAGCACATCCTGCCGGCCTATCTGACTGATCTCGGCGTGGCTTTCCACATCGAAAACCAGGATACCTACAGCATCGTCAAGCGCGTCATTGCCGAAGGCAAGACCACCTGTTCGCTGTGCTCGCGGCTGCGGCGCGGCATCCTGTACCGGGTTGCCGACGAGCTTGGCGCGACCAAGATCGCCCTGGGTCACCATCGCGACGACATCCTCGAAACGTTTTTTCTGAATATGTTTTTTGGCGGAAAACTCAAAAGCATGCCGCCCAAGCTGCAATCCGATGACGGCAAGCACATCGTGATCCGGCCGCTGGCCTACGTCAAAGAAGCCGACACCGAGCGCTATGCCGAAGTGAAGAATTTCCCCATCATTCCGTGCGACCTGTGCGGCAGCCAGGAAAACCTCCAGCGCAAGCAACTCAAGAACATGCTGCGCGACTGGGACAAGAAAAATCCGGGCCGCACCGACAACATCTTCGCCGCCCTATCGACCGTCGCACCGTCGCATCTGATGGACCGCAAGCTGTTTGATTTCGCCGGTCTGGCTGTTACCGGGGCGCCGGTGGTCGATGGCGACATTGCCTTCGATGACGAACCGTGTTCGGTGCCGGCGACCATGCCGGGTACGATCACGCTGCAAGCGGTGCAGCGCTAG
- a CDS encoding DUF6279 family lipoprotein, translated as MTTFIGARLKKVQNLNMCTARSLAKKGALLVLVVVLAGCSALRLSYGNGETLSYWWLNTYVGFDQTQRAQVRTQLDNLFSWHRKTQLPDYAQLMGAGQRRLQDTAIVTPEIVRSDYDGLKKRVVVMLDQALPALADLALSLSPEQIDRIENKLVDSTERYRKEYLSGDVEDRQQFRYKKVMKQAEYWFGDFSDAQESRIRRLSDARPLDNALVLADRIERRQALIALLKKVRREQAPRVAVVQALKDYTRVHYERTGNGVNTAFFAASTDAAISLTADVIALTTPRQKAHAIRQLQDLQELFLDLAG; from the coding sequence ATGACAACGTTCATAGGTGCCCGTTTGAAAAAAGTACAAAATCTTAACATGTGCACTGCGCGCTCCCTGGCCAAAAAGGGCGCGCTGCTCGTGCTCGTGGTGGTGCTGGCCGGATGCAGTGCATTGCGGCTGTCTTATGGCAATGGCGAAACCTTGTCGTACTGGTGGCTCAATACCTATGTCGGGTTTGATCAGACCCAGCGCGCGCAAGTGCGTACCCAGCTCGATAACCTATTTTCGTGGCACCGGAAGACCCAGTTGCCCGACTATGCGCAACTGATGGGAGCCGGTCAGCGCCGCCTGCAGGATACCGCGATCGTGACGCCGGAGATCGTGCGCAGTGACTATGACGGCTTGAAAAAGCGTGTCGTCGTCATGCTCGATCAGGCGCTGCCGGCCTTGGCCGATCTGGCCTTGTCATTGAGTCCGGAGCAGATCGACCGGATCGAAAACAAGCTGGTCGACAGCACCGAGCGTTATCGTAAGGAGTACCTGAGTGGCGACGTTGAGGACCGTCAACAGTTCCGCTACAAAAAAGTCATGAAGCAGGCCGAGTACTGGTTTGGCGATTTCAGTGACGCGCAGGAGAGCCGCATCCGGCGGCTGTCGGATGCGCGGCCGCTGGATAACGCGCTGGTGCTGGCCGACCGCATCGAGCGCCGGCAAGCACTGATCGCGTTGCTCAAGAAGGTACGCCGCGAACAAGCGCCGCGCGTGGCTGTGGTGCAGGCGCTTAAGGACTACACCCGCGTGCATTACGAGCGGACTGGCAATGGCGTCAATACGGCGTTTTTTGCGGCCTCGACTGACGCGGCGATCAGCCTGACGGCTGATGTGATCGCCCTGACCACTCCGCGCCAGAAAGCCCACGCGATACGGCAATTGCAAGACCTGCAGGAACTTTTTCTGGACCTGGCAGGCTAG
- the glmU gene encoding bifunctional UDP-N-acetylglucosamine diphosphorylase/glucosamine-1-phosphate N-acetyltransferase GlmU gives MNVVILAAGMGKRMQSALPKVLHPLAGTSLLAHVVGTARSLSPTRLCIIYGHGGDAVPAAFDADDIVFARQEPQLGTGHAVMQAMPLLHECTPTLVLYGDVPLTTTGSLQKLLACAGTDALGILTITMTDPTGYGRIVREQGRIVRIVEQKDASAAELAITEVNTGILIAPTAALKRWLASLSNDNAQGEYYLTDIVACAVAEGMPVQSAQPGAVWETLGVNSKVQLAELERVHQRNVAQRLMEQGVTLADPSRIDVRGTLTCGRDVSIDVGCVFEGTVTLADNVRVGAHCVISNARIGDGAQIKPFCHIDEAVVGAAAMIGPYARLRPGTELADAVHVGNFVEIKNSQLGTGSKANHLAYIGDATIGQRVNVGAGTITCNYDGVNKYRTVIEDDAFIGSDTQLVAPVTVGAGATIGAGTTLSRNAPPGKLTLSRSKQLTIDGWQRPIKQKK, from the coding sequence ATGAACGTTGTCATCCTGGCCGCCGGCATGGGCAAACGCATGCAATCGGCCTTGCCGAAGGTGCTGCACCCGCTGGCTGGAACATCCCTGCTGGCACATGTGGTCGGCACCGCCCGGTCGCTGTCGCCGACCCGCCTGTGCATCATTTACGGTCATGGCGGTGACGCCGTCCCGGCCGCTTTCGACGCTGACGACATTGTCTTCGCGCGCCAGGAGCCGCAACTCGGCACCGGCCACGCGGTGATGCAAGCCATGCCATTGCTCCACGAGTGTACCCCGACACTGGTGTTGTACGGCGACGTGCCCCTGACCACCACCGGCTCGCTGCAAAAACTGCTGGCCTGCGCCGGCACTGACGCGCTCGGCATCCTCACCATCACCATGACTGATCCGACCGGCTACGGGCGTATCGTGCGCGAACAGGGTCGCATCGTCCGTATCGTCGAACAAAAAGACGCCAGTGCCGCCGAACTGGCGATCACCGAAGTCAATACCGGCATCCTGATCGCTCCGACCGCCGCCCTCAAGCGCTGGCTGGCCAGCCTGTCGAACGACAATGCCCAGGGCGAGTACTACCTGACCGATATCGTCGCCTGTGCGGTTGCCGAAGGCATGCCGGTGCAGTCGGCCCAGCCAGGTGCCGTGTGGGAAACCCTGGGCGTCAACAGCAAGGTACAACTCGCCGAACTCGAGCGGGTGCACCAGCGCAACGTCGCACAGCGCCTGATGGAACAGGGCGTCACGCTGGCCGACCCGTCCCGCATCGACGTGCGCGGCACGCTCACGTGCGGCCGCGATGTTAGCATCGACGTGGGTTGCGTTTTCGAAGGCACGGTCACGCTGGCCGACAACGTACGCGTCGGCGCGCACTGCGTCATCAGCAACGCCCGCATCGGCGACGGCGCGCAAATCAAGCCGTTCTGCCACATCGACGAAGCCGTCGTCGGTGCCGCCGCCATGATCGGTCCGTACGCCCGCTTGCGCCCGGGTACCGAACTGGCCGACGCGGTCCATGTCGGCAATTTCGTCGAGATCAAGAACAGCCAGCTCGGTACCGGCAGCAAGGCCAACCACCTGGCCTACATCGGCGACGCCACCATCGGCCAGCGCGTCAATGTCGGGGCCGGCACGATCACCTGCAACTATGACGGCGTCAACAAATACCGCACGGTCATCGAGGACGATGCCTTCATCGGCAGCGACACCCAGCTGGTCGCCCCGGTGACCGTTGGCGCAGGTGCCACCATCGGTGCGGGCACCACGCTAAGCAGGAATGCGCCGCCCGGCAAGCTCACCTTGTCGCGCAGCAAACAACTCACCATCGACGGCTGGCAACGGCCTATCAAGCAAAAAAAATAA
- the glmS gene encoding glutamine--fructose-6-phosphate transaminase (isomerizing), whose amino-acid sequence MCGIVGAVSTRNIIPVLLQGLKRLEYRGYDSCGVAVFNDGLQRARSTARVAELETQIAGSGLQGSTGISHTRWATHGAPVTFNAHPHFSPDADGVHRIALVHNGIIENYEEIRTELKVLGYVFESQTDTEVVAHLVNHLYDGDLFRTMQRAVKRLTGAYAIAAFCRDEPHRVVGARFGCPLIVGIGEGENFLASDAMALSGSTDQILYLEEGDVVDLQRGSVHITDKNDEPVERIIHTVSAYAGDIDLGPYRHYMQKEIFEQPRAITDTLEGVQGFVPELFGANAGTVFKDIDAIQILACGTSLYSGMTARYWLEALTGLPTQVEIASEYRYRTPAVNPNALIVVISQSGETADTLAALKYAKELGHRHSLAICNVGTSAMVRETELAYLTRAGTEIGVASTKAFTTQLTALFLLTLTLARLRGRLDDEQEHAYLKNLRHLPTAIQSVLALEPQIIAWADAFARKENALFLGRGMHYPIALEGALKLKEISYIHAEAYPAGELKHGPLALVTEEMPVVTVAPNDTLIEKLKSNMQEVRARGGQLYVFADADSHISSSEGIHVIRLPEHYGLLSPILHVVPLQLLAYHTALARGTDVDKPRNLAKSVTVE is encoded by the coding sequence ATGTGCGGTATCGTCGGCGCAGTCTCCACACGCAACATCATTCCCGTCCTGCTGCAAGGCCTCAAGCGCCTCGAATACCGCGGCTATGACTCCTGCGGCGTGGCCGTCTTCAACGATGGCCTCCAGCGCGCCCGCAGCACCGCGCGCGTCGCCGAACTCGAAACCCAGATCGCCGGATCCGGCCTGCAAGGCAGTACCGGCATTTCGCATACGCGCTGGGCCACGCATGGCGCACCGGTCACCTTCAACGCGCATCCGCATTTTTCACCGGATGCCGATGGCGTCCACCGCATCGCGCTGGTCCATAACGGCATCATCGAAAACTACGAAGAAATCCGTACCGAACTGAAGGTACTGGGTTACGTGTTCGAATCGCAAACCGATACCGAAGTCGTGGCCCACCTGGTCAACCACCTGTACGACGGCGACCTGTTCCGCACCATGCAACGTGCGGTCAAGCGCCTCACCGGGGCCTACGCCATTGCCGCCTTCTGCCGGGACGAACCGCACCGCGTGGTCGGTGCCCGTTTCGGTTGCCCGCTGATCGTCGGTATCGGCGAAGGCGAGAATTTCCTGGCCTCGGATGCGATGGCGCTGTCCGGCTCGACCGACCAGATCCTGTACCTCGAAGAAGGCGACGTAGTCGACCTGCAGCGCGGCAGCGTACACATCACCGACAAGAACGACGAGCCGGTCGAACGCATCATCCATACCGTCAGCGCCTACGCCGGCGACATCGATCTGGGCCCATACCGGCACTACATGCAAAAAGAAATTTTCGAGCAGCCGCGCGCCATCACCGATACGCTCGAAGGCGTGCAAGGCTTCGTGCCGGAGCTGTTCGGTGCGAATGCCGGCACCGTCTTCAAGGACATCGATGCGATCCAGATCCTGGCCTGCGGCACCAGCCTGTATTCCGGCATGACGGCGCGCTACTGGCTCGAAGCCCTGACCGGCCTGCCAACCCAAGTCGAGATCGCCAGCGAGTACCGCTACCGCACCCCGGCCGTCAATCCGAATGCGCTCATCGTCGTCATCTCGCAATCCGGTGAAACCGCCGACACGCTGGCCGCGCTCAAGTATGCAAAAGAACTCGGCCACCGGCACTCGCTGGCGATCTGCAATGTCGGCACCTCGGCGATGGTGCGCGAAACCGAACTGGCGTACCTGACCCGCGCCGGCACCGAAATCGGTGTCGCCTCGACCAAGGCCTTCACGACACAGCTGACCGCGCTGTTCCTGCTGACGCTGACGCTGGCCAGATTGCGCGGCCGCCTGGACGACGAACAGGAACACGCTTACCTGAAAAACCTGCGTCACCTACCGACCGCAATCCAGAGCGTGCTGGCGCTGGAGCCACAGATCATCGCCTGGGCCGATGCGTTTGCCCGCAAGGAAAACGCGCTCTTCCTCGGTCGCGGCATGCACTACCCGATTGCCCTCGAAGGCGCGCTCAAGCTCAAGGAAATCTCCTACATCCACGCCGAAGCCTATCCGGCCGGCGAACTCAAGCACGGACCGCTGGCGCTGGTGACCGAAGAAATGCCGGTCGTCACGGTGGCACCGAACGACACGCTCATCGAGAAACTGAAATCGAACATGCAGGAAGTCCGCGCCCGTGGCGGCCAGCTGTATGTCTTTGCCGATGCCGATTCGCACATTTCGTCGAGCGAGGGCATCCACGTGATCCGCCTGCCCGAGCATTACGGTTTGCTATCACCGATCCTGCATGTGGTCCCGCTGCAATTGCTGGCTTATCACACAGCGCTGGCGCGCGGCACCGATGTCGACAAGCCACGCAATCTGGCCAAGTCCGTCACGGTGGAGTAA